The following proteins come from a genomic window of Puntigrus tetrazona isolate hp1 chromosome 15, ASM1883169v1, whole genome shotgun sequence:
- the ap1s3a gene encoding AP-1 complex subunit sigma-3a isoform X3, with amino-acid sequence MRFLLLFSRQGKLRLQKWFAALGDRDKKKIIRDVTQTVLARPPKSCNFLQWRDLKIVYRRYASLYFCCGLEQGDNELLTLELLHRYVELLDQYFGNVCELDIIFNFEKAYFILDEFVIGGEVQETSKASVAKSMEEADSLQETMEEYLNKPTY; translated from the exons ATGCGTTTCCTGCTGCTGTTCAGCCGTCAGGGGAAGCTCCGGCTGCAGAAATGGTTCGCGGCTCTCGGCGATCGCGACAAGAAGAAGATCATCAGAGACGTCACGCAAACGGTGCTGGCTCGGCCGCCGAAGTCCTGCAACTTCCTGCAGTGGAGGGATCTGAAGATCGTGTacaggag GTACGCGAGTCTGTATTTCTGTTGTGGTTTGGAGCAAGGGGACAACGAGCTGCTCACGCTGGAGCTTCTGCACAGATACGTCGAGCTGCTGGATCAGTACTTTGGCAAT GTGTGTGAGTTagacattatttttaactttgagAAGGCTTACTTTATCCTGGATGAGTTTGTAATTGGTGGAGAAGTGCAGGAAACATCTAAAGCGTCTGTGGCCAAATCAATGGAGGAGGCAGATTCTCTTCAGGag ACAATGGAGGAGTATTTAAACAAACCCACATACTGA
- the ap1s3a gene encoding AP-1 complex subunit sigma-3a isoform X2, whose amino-acid sequence MMRFLLLFSRQGKLRLQKWFAALGDRDKKKIIRDVTQTVLARPPKSCNFLQWRDLKIVYRRYASLYFCCGLEQGDNELLTLELLHRYVELLDQYFGNVCELDIIFNFEKAYFILDEFVIGGEVQETSKASVAKSMEEADSLQETMEEYLNKPTY is encoded by the exons ATG ATGCGTTTCCTGCTGCTGTTCAGCCGTCAGGGGAAGCTCCGGCTGCAGAAATGGTTCGCGGCTCTCGGCGATCGCGACAAGAAGAAGATCATCAGAGACGTCACGCAAACGGTGCTGGCTCGGCCGCCGAAGTCCTGCAACTTCCTGCAGTGGAGGGATCTGAAGATCGTGTacaggag GTACGCGAGTCTGTATTTCTGTTGTGGTTTGGAGCAAGGGGACAACGAGCTGCTCACGCTGGAGCTTCTGCACAGATACGTCGAGCTGCTGGATCAGTACTTTGGCAAT GTGTGTGAGTTagacattatttttaactttgagAAGGCTTACTTTATCCTGGATGAGTTTGTAATTGGTGGAGAAGTGCAGGAAACATCTAAAGCGTCTGTGGCCAAATCAATGGAGGAGGCAGATTCTCTTCAGGag ACAATGGAGGAGTATTTAAACAAACCCACATACTGA
- the ap1s3a gene encoding AP-1 complex subunit sigma-3a isoform X1 → MTKHVVFYLCVFCAALGSVELLDVFRTNDLVRLLQMRFLLLFSRQGKLRLQKWFAALGDRDKKKIIRDVTQTVLARPPKSCNFLQWRDLKIVYRRYASLYFCCGLEQGDNELLTLELLHRYVELLDQYFGNVCELDIIFNFEKAYFILDEFVIGGEVQETSKASVAKSMEEADSLQETMEEYLNKPTY, encoded by the exons ATGACAAAGCATGTTGTATTTTacctgtgtgtgttctgtgccGCATTGGG CTCGGTGGAGCTTTTAGATGTTTTCAGGACAAACGATTTGGTGCGTCTGCTGCAGATGCGTTTCCTGCTGCTGTTCAGCCGTCAGGGGAAGCTCCGGCTGCAGAAATGGTTCGCGGCTCTCGGCGATCGCGACAAGAAGAAGATCATCAGAGACGTCACGCAAACGGTGCTGGCTCGGCCGCCGAAGTCCTGCAACTTCCTGCAGTGGAGGGATCTGAAGATCGTGTacaggag GTACGCGAGTCTGTATTTCTGTTGTGGTTTGGAGCAAGGGGACAACGAGCTGCTCACGCTGGAGCTTCTGCACAGATACGTCGAGCTGCTGGATCAGTACTTTGGCAAT GTGTGTGAGTTagacattatttttaactttgagAAGGCTTACTTTATCCTGGATGAGTTTGTAATTGGTGGAGAAGTGCAGGAAACATCTAAAGCGTCTGTGGCCAAATCAATGGAGGAGGCAGATTCTCTTCAGGag ACAATGGAGGAGTATTTAAACAAACCCACATACTGA
- the scg2a gene encoding secretogranin-2, with the protein MSSSSRCCTTGVFVLPSLLLLPLFLSLICGVQGATLREHRLSGSEPVSYGPVSQIRPPPSAEMLRALRYIQSLSQRTPPYPLDDERQQDTSDDMESVRSMLQLAAPARMDRGMEESEESEKDKTQELLQAVLTTLKQTEEHRVPQRTSQKVTAPSQPQYAIRPFPRPKQQLEVETSSENYGRNSWTNPNSRKQHHKFPLMFEDEEDQEQPLKRTNENAEEQYTPQKLATLQSVFEELSGITASKANNKREDAEEDDDNENDLYRQRKMVLEDIMGNDEWAPLEEQMETEEEERERHGFNRNLEDDEQEEDEEEDEEDDDVKRSNQPDWFQTGKEEEPEDIAKLVDYYLLQILEKKEQEQQKRQEASKSEQESDREVEKKDAEEDEDEEVGHKEERETKPMHSTFPESLSQIIKISQKLQIAPEEVLELFQNEKQKDLFRIPTKSSTPHATAHKTFAASPHRRPIEASQGDRLAQDIMNVLELINAVQQNNRAAQAKTSRYYERETGRDDYDDTAGEEDELANYLASEMFAHGQRRARLTPSRDEDQPAYERADHFDKSAPEKRPANHESAAAGLDNNTMLQILRYLDPESDDGDETDSEGKTVPEM; encoded by the coding sequence ATGTCGTCATCATCTAGATGCTGCACAACAGGGGTGTTCGTTCTCCCCTCGTTGCTTCTTCTGCCCCTTTTCCTTTCTCTCATTTGTGGAGTTCAAGGGGCCACGCTAAGAGAGCATCGCCTGAGCGGAAGTGAACCCGTGTCTTATGGACCAGTGTCCCAGATCCGTCCTCCCCCGAGCGCCGAAATGCTCAGAGCTCTACGTTACATCCAAAGCCTCAGCCAGAGAACCCCACCTTATCCACTCGATGACGAGCGCCAGCAAGACACTTCGGACGACATGGAGAGCGTTCGCTCCATGCTGCAACTGGCAGCTCCTGCCCGCATGGATAGAGGTATGGAAGAAAGCGAAGAAAGCGAGAAAGATAAAACGCAAGAGTTGCTGCAAGCGGTGCTTACCACACTAAAACAGACCGAGGAACACAGGGTGCCCCAAAGAACCTCACAGAAGGTAACTGCACCATCTCAACCTCAATATGCCATCCGCCCCTTCCCAAGGCCAAAACAACAACTAGAAGTGGAAACTTCATCTGAGAATTACGGAAGGAACTCGTGGACCAATCCGAATAGCCGGAAGCAGCATCATAAGTTCCCACTCATGTTCGAAGACGAGGAGGATCAGGAGCAGCCTCTCAAACGGACCAATGAGAACGCAGAGGAACAGTACACACCCCAGAAACTGGCGACCCTGCAATCTGTGTTCGAGGAACTGAGCGGAATCACCGCATCTAAGGCCAACAACAAACGGGAGGACGCTGAAGAAGATGACGATAACGAAAACGACTTGTACAGGCAGAGGAAGATGGTCTTGGAAGACATCATGGGAAATGATGAATGGGCGCCTCTGGAGGAACAAATGGAGACcgaagaggaagaaagagagaggcacGGGTTTAATCGCAACCTTGAGGATGATGAgcaagaggaggatgaagaggaggatgaagaggacgATGACGTCAAGAGATCCAACCAACCCGACTGGTTCCAGACAGGAAAAGAGGAGGAGCCTGAGGACATCGCAAAGCTTGTGGACTACTATCTTCTGCAAATCCTagaaaagaaagagcaggagCAGCAGAAAAGGCAAGAGGCCAGCAAGAGCGAGCAAGAAAGTGACCGAGAGGTGGAGAAGAAAGATGCGGAGGAAGACGAAGATGAAGAGGTGGGCCACaaggaggagagagaaactAAGCCCATGCACAGCACGTTCCCCGAGTCTTTGTCCCAGATCATCAAAATCTCACAGAAGCTACAAATCGCGCCTGAGGAAGTCCTCGAGCTTTTCCAGAACGAGAAGCAGAAAGATTTATTCAGAATCCCAACAAAGTCTAGCACGCCGCACGCCACCGCTCACAAGACCTTCGCCGCATCACCTCACCGACGACCAATCGAGGCCTCGCAGGGCGACAGACTCGCCCAGGACATCATGAACGTCCTTGAGCTGATCAACGCAGTGCAACAAAACAACCGAGCGGCGCAAGCGAAAACGTCACGTTATTACGAGAGGGAAACCGGCAGGGATGATTACGACGACACCGCCGGTGAAGAAGACGAACTCGCCAACTACCTGGCGTCGGAAATGTTCGCGCACGGACAGAGACGCGCACGCCTGACGCCGTCACGCGACGAGGACCAGCCCGCGTACGAACGTGCCGACCACTTCGACAAAAGCGCGCCAGAAAAAAGACCCGCGAATCACGAGAGCGCAGCGGCGGGATTGGACAACAACACAATGCTGCAGATCCTGCGGTATCTGGATCCGGAGAGCGACGATGGCGACGAAACGGACTCTGAGGGGAAAACAGTCCCTGAAATGTAG